One region of Brassica napus cultivar Da-Ae chromosome A10, Da-Ae, whole genome shotgun sequence genomic DNA includes:
- the LOC111213927 gene encoding 23.5 kDa heat shock protein, mitochondrial-like, producing MASTSRLAFRRLLSSTVVVPRPAAAYRLFNTKSGFYDLITPAMSLSHVIQSLEDEEKGPLVVATGGRLGWDVKEKENALHVRIDMPGLSREDVKLSLEQDTLVIKGEEHEEGRKFSSRIELPQEEYKANEIKAEMKNGVLKVVVPKIIQLHLNNPLHIKVD from the exons ATGGCCTCGACATCGCGTCTAGCTTTCAGGAGACTTCTCTCTTCCACCGTCGTCGTCCCTCGTCCGGCGGCTGCTTATCGCCTCTTCAATACCAAATCAG GCTTCTACGATCTGATTACACCAGCCATGAGCTTGAGCCATGTGATTCAATCCCTAGAGGACGAAGAAAAAGGCCCTCTGGTTGTAGCAACGGGTGGAAGACTTGGGTGGGATGTGAAAGAGAAGGAGAATGCCTTACACGTGAGGATTGATATGCCGGGGCTTAGCAGAGAGGATGTGAAGCTTTCTTTGGAACAGGATACACTTGTGATCAAAGGAGAAGAGCACGAGGAAGGACGTAAGTTTTCAAGTAGGATTGAGTTGCCCCAAGAAGAATACAAGGCGAATGAGATAAAGGCGGAGATGAAAAACGGCGTGTTAAAAGTGGTGGTTCCTAAGATCATACAGCTACACCTTAACAATCCTCTCCACATTAAGGTCGACTAG